The region ATGTAAATATAATGGTGGTCATAATTATAGATACCTTTATTCTCGTCTATTAAAATTTGATTTTCTTCAAGTCTGCCCTGAAACTTTTGGAGAATTAAAAATACCTAGACCACCCGCAGAAATACAAAATAATAATAAAGTGATTGATAAAACAGGAAAAGATGTAACAACTAATTTCATTAATGGTGCTAGAAAAACATTAGATATAGCTAATAAAAATAATTGTGAAATAGCAATTTTAAAATCTAAAAGTCCATCATGTGGATATAGAGAAATATATGATGGGAGTTTTAGTGGAAAATTAATCAAAGGAAATGGAATTACAACAATTTTTTTACTTAAAGAAAATTTTAAGATTATTTCATCATAATATAAGGAGGAAACATTTTGAAAGAGATAATTGCTCAAATAAATTCTGCAAACCGAATAATGATAACTGGTCATATAAATCCAGATGGAGATTGTGTAGGTGCTGGTTTAGCTCTAACTTTAGCAATAAATAAATTAAATAAAGATAACGAAAAAATAATTAGATTTATATTACAAGATAAAGCACCTGATACTACAAATTTTTTAACTCATTCTATTCTTATTGAAAAAGCTAAATATATAAATACAAAATATAAATTTGACACAGTTATTGCTGTAGATTGTGCTTCTATTGATAGACTTGGTAATGAAATTAAGCAATTTATTACTGCAAATACTACATTAATAAATATTGATCATCATATAAGTAATACAAATTACGGAGATTTAAATTATGTTGATCCTAAAAGTTCTTCAACTTCTGAAATAATATATAATTTTATAAAAAAATTAAATATAGAAATTGATCTTGATATTGCTGAATCTATTTATATGGGAATTGTAAATGATACAGGTAATTTAGCATATAATAATGTAAGCTATGATACTTTAATGGTAGTCGCTGAGCTTAAAAAACTTGGTCTTGATAATGAAAAAGTAGTTAGAGAATTTTTTAATAAAAAAAGTTATGCTCGAATAAAACTTCTTGGTGAAGCTTTAAATAATTTTGAATTTTTTGAAGAAAAAAAACTTAGTTTTTATTATTTATCTCAAAAAACATTAAAAAAATATAATGGAAAAAAAGAAGATACAGAAGGAATTGTTGAAGCACTTCGAGATTATGATAAAGCTGAAGTTTCTTTATTTTTAAGAGAAACAGAAAATGGTGATATAAAAGGAAGTTTTCGTTCTAATGAAAAAGATGTAAATAGAATAGCCAAAATATTTAATGGTGGCGGTCATCAAAAAGCAGCAGGATTTAATACTGATTTATCAAAAGAAGAAATATTAAAAATAGTTTTAAATGAATTATAAGGGATTTTAATTTAGTTATTTAGGAGGAATTCATATGAAAAAAATTATATTAACATTAATGTTATTGCTAACTATTATTTCTTGTAGTAATAGTCCTACAATAAAAAAAGAAGATAATTTAACTACATTACGTGAATACAAAACTGAAAAAGAAGCTATAGTACCTAAAACTAAAATAGCTATTTCTACTTTTAGCTCTGCTATTCCATTAGCTAAAAAAAGAAATGTAGGTGAATTATTAAGTGATATTTTGTCTACTGAACTTACTCAAACTAATAGGTTTATAGTTTTAGAAAGAGATTCTGTAGATAAAATAATGCAAGAAATTAATTTTTCTGAAGGACTTGGACAAGGTAAAATAGCC is a window of Hypnocyclicus thermotrophus DNA encoding:
- a CDS encoding DUF523 domain-containing protein, encoding MEKYNYPKKILISSCLMGNRCKYNGGHNYRYLYSRLLKFDFLQVCPETFGELKIPRPPAEIQNNNKVIDKTGKDVTTNFINGARKTLDIANKNNCEIAILKSKSPSCGYREIYDGSFSGKLIKGNGITTIFLLKENFKIISS
- a CDS encoding DHH family phosphoesterase, coding for MITGHINPDGDCVGAGLALTLAINKLNKDNEKIIRFILQDKAPDTTNFLTHSILIEKAKYINTKYKFDTVIAVDCASIDRLGNEIKQFITANTTLINIDHHISNTNYGDLNYVDPKSSSTSEIIYNFIKKLNIEIDLDIAESIYMGIVNDTGNLAYNNVSYDTLMVVAELKKLGLDNEKVVREFFNKKSYARIKLLGEALNNFEFFEEKKLSFYYLSQKTLKKYNGKKEDTEGIVEALRDYDKAEVSLFLRETENGDIKGSFRSNEKDVNRIAKIFNGGGHQKAAGFNTDLSKEEILKIVLNEL